A stretch of Brachyhypopomus gauderio isolate BG-103 chromosome 3, BGAUD_0.2, whole genome shotgun sequence DNA encodes these proteins:
- the LOC143509849 gene encoding uncharacterized protein LOC143509849, with product MNRFIPGTLASDTFFQAYLVDGLARWNEDRRLAAAGKDQPHSYSGLLKYAANQLSQEVLGRTLVDYTGPRKYTGELIGVEYLYEQTGSALEDYKLVILALETEDVTVAEDEGFEEAQDFEDLTVPAFETEPPAVPSASDASSGVAFAPPVSISAPPVSISAPPVSISAPPVSISAPPVSISAPPVSISAPLVSPPAPSNSNPTSALVASPSQDDSVGPDNIEGYRAVQNLADYLVTLKDHSFALSLEESSHIITLWQALSDYDK from the exons ATGAACAGGTTCATTCCTG GGACCTTGGCAAGTGATACTTTTTTCCAGGCTTACCTGGTGGATGGCCTTGCCAGGTGGAATGAAGACCGGAGACTGGCAGCTGCAGGAAAAGACCAGCCCCATTCCTACAGTGGCCTGCTTAAATATGCTGCCAACCAGCTGTCTCAGGAGGTACTGGGGAGAACACTGGTGGACTACACAGGGCCACGAAAGTATACAG gAGAGCTCATAGGTGTGGAGTACTTATACGAGCAGACCGGCAGTGCCCTGGAAGACTATAAATTAGTCATCTTGGCTCTTGAGACTGAGGATGTGACCGTGGCAGAAGATGAAGGTTTTGAAGAGGCACAGGATTTTGAGGACTTAACTGTCCCAGCatttgaaacagaaccacctgcTGTGCCATCTGCTTCTGATGCCTCCAGTGGTGTTGCATTTGCtcctccggtctccatctctgctcctccggtctccatctctgctcctccggtctccatctctgctcctccggtctccatctctgctcctccggtctccatctctgctcctccagtctccatctctgctcccctggtctctccacctgctccttcaAACAGCAACCCGACTTCTGCTCTTGTGGCTTCCCCTAGCCAAGAT GACTCAGTGGGACCTGATAACATTGAGGGCTATAGAGCTGTGCAGAACTTGGCAGACTACCTAGTCACCCTGAAGGACCACAGCTTTGCTTTGTCGCTTGAGGAATCAAGCCACATCATCACCCTTTGGCAGGCTCTTAGTGACTATGATAAGTAG